In one window of Candidatus Scalindua sp. DNA:
- a CDS encoding rod shape-determining protein: MTKAQSTSESNFIVGIDLGTSRSAIVTENGVKGVVESIVGWPQDIIGLKVLGNSIAIGDTALEFREFLEISYPLANGVIKEGVKRDVEAADELIKYILSLAEIPEKKKICGIVGVPAKASLQSKQVLLNLTKKHMSQVTLISEPFAIAYREERLNNSIIIDLGAGTINFCTMKGRIPDENSQVSLEKAGNYVDTILFDALKRKFPDAQLTLNIVKKFKEKHGTILSGGGNIMVELRMHGKPQTLDITEEMINACSTFVPNMIEEIKKLVVSFDPESQEEAMKNIILAGGMSKIKGYDSVIKEALSDYGDAQVHALEDPLYAVAEGALKIGTDIPVKYWSQLGETVAVGK; this comes from the coding sequence ATGACAAAAGCTCAAAGCACATCAGAATCAAACTTTATCGTTGGAATAGATCTGGGAACATCACGTTCCGCTATTGTTACAGAAAACGGGGTAAAGGGAGTAGTAGAATCTATCGTTGGATGGCCGCAGGATATTATTGGTCTCAAGGTGCTGGGAAACTCTATTGCAATTGGTGACACCGCACTGGAATTTCGAGAATTCCTGGAGATCAGTTATCCATTGGCAAACGGAGTTATCAAAGAAGGGGTTAAGAGGGACGTTGAAGCCGCTGATGAACTTATTAAATATATCCTTTCCCTGGCAGAAATTCCCGAGAAAAAGAAAATATGCGGGATCGTTGGGGTTCCAGCCAAAGCCTCTCTGCAAAGCAAACAAGTCTTATTGAATCTAACAAAGAAGCATATGAGCCAGGTAACACTCATCAGTGAACCATTCGCTATCGCCTATAGAGAAGAAAGACTGAATAATTCAATTATCATTGATCTTGGGGCCGGTACAATAAATTTTTGTACTATGAAAGGAAGAATCCCTGATGAGAACAGCCAGGTCTCCCTGGAAAAAGCAGGAAATTATGTTGATACCATCTTGTTTGATGCTTTGAAGCGCAAATTTCCTGATGCTCAACTGACCCTGAATATTGTAAAAAAATTCAAAGAAAAACATGGTACCATACTAAGCGGTGGTGGTAATATCATGGTTGAACTCCGAATGCATGGCAAACCGCAGACTCTCGATATTACTGAGGAAATGATCAACGCCTGTTCGACATTTGTACCCAACATGATTGAGGAAATCAAAAAACTGGTCGTCAGCTTTGACCCAGAATCCCAGGAGGAGGCCATGAAAAATATCATACTGGCAGGCGGTATGAGCAAAATAAAAGGATATGATTCCGTGATCAAAGAAGCTTTATCTGATTATGGGGATGCACAGGTTCACGCTTTAGAAGATCCTTTATATGCAGTTGCTGAAGGCGCTTTAAAGATTGGAACCGATATACCGGTAAAATACTGGTCCCAGTTAGGTGAAACAGTCGCTGTGGGAAAATAA